In Gemmatimonadota bacterium, a genomic segment contains:
- a CDS encoding CDP-alcohol phosphatidyltransferase family protein, which produces MAKRLAHKVSSEVFPAYATGFLVASFVLFLVVGDRRSSDPTDSGRGSFALGSITREWFYWLMTPLQRLAVRILPWPTAFNVGGALLGLLSGYLFATGSVIAGGWALLASGVADIFDGRIARARGMDSPRGAFLDSTLDRFAEVGALAGLTAMYIDTWLAPMATLGLGGSLLVSYTRARGESVGVVCKLGVMQRAERILLLGLGAIFDPLITRSLGWEANSVLTAALLATVAGTVGTALFRTVWIASRLPTTSASAEE; this is translated from the coding sequence GTGGCAAAAAGGCTGGCGCACAAGGTGAGCAGCGAGGTTTTTCCCGCCTACGCAACCGGATTTCTCGTGGCCTCTTTCGTGCTCTTCCTCGTCGTGGGGGACCGGAGGAGCTCCGATCCCACCGACTCCGGACGTGGCAGCTTCGCTTTGGGCTCGATCACGCGCGAGTGGTTCTACTGGCTGATGACCCCGCTCCAGCGACTCGCGGTGCGGATCCTACCCTGGCCGACGGCGTTCAACGTCGGCGGTGCGCTGCTCGGTTTGCTCTCGGGGTACCTGTTCGCCACCGGTTCGGTCATCGCCGGCGGATGGGCACTGCTCGCGAGCGGCGTCGCCGACATCTTCGACGGTCGCATAGCGCGGGCTCGGGGGATGGATTCCCCCCGCGGAGCCTTCCTGGATTCGACCTTGGACCGGTTCGCCGAAGTCGGCGCACTCGCGGGCCTGACCGCCATGTACATCGACACATGGCTGGCGCCCATGGCTACGCTCGGTCTCGGAGGCTCGCTTCTGGTGAGCTACACGAGAGCCAGGGGGGAGAGTGTGGGGGTAGTGTGCAAGCTGGGCGTCATGCAGCGAGCGGAACGGATACTTCTGCTGGGCCTGGGAGCGATATTCGACCCGCTGATTACGCGATCGCTGGGCTGGGAAGCCAACTCCGTCCTGACAGCAGCTCTTCTGGCCACGGTGGCGGGGACCGTGGGTACCGCACTCTTCCGCACGGTCTGGATCGCCTCCAGACTGCCGACCACGAGCGCCTCCGCCGAAGAGTGA
- a CDS encoding 1-acyl-sn-glycerol-3-phosphate acyltransferase — MAHGCLAPFRILRVIAISRPPEVPGTPGTLVVMNHQSVWDIPIMIWLVKDNFVRIVTRARYVRRYLPTVSKMVMLFGFPVVNPGFQGRELRRSLLEMKSAARKDDAPLGIFPEGTRTKDGEIGEFRTAGMKVLLRARPWTVHALVSDGLWRQAKVKHLVASPEAVSARVEHAGVFEWSDPRADADPFIDGIRRRMVEKLHEMRRAA; from the coding sequence ATGGCCCACGGGTGCCTCGCTCCATTCAGGATCCTCCGGGTCATCGCGATCAGTCGCCCGCCCGAGGTCCCCGGTACGCCCGGCACCCTTGTGGTCATGAACCATCAATCCGTCTGGGACATCCCGATCATGATCTGGTTGGTCAAGGACAATTTCGTCAGGATAGTGACCCGAGCCCGGTACGTGCGCCGATACCTTCCGACGGTCTCCAAGATGGTGATGCTCTTCGGGTTTCCCGTCGTCAACCCAGGTTTCCAAGGCAGGGAGCTGCGAAGGAGCCTGCTCGAGATGAAGAGCGCGGCGCGCAAGGACGACGCTCCGCTGGGAATTTTTCCGGAAGGGACCCGCACCAAGGATGGGGAGATAGGTGAATTCCGAACCGCCGGCATGAAGGTTCTCCTTCGAGCTCGTCCTTGGACGGTGCACGCGCTAGTGTCGGACGGTCTCTGGCGTCAGGCCAAGGTCAAGCACCTCGTCGCCTCTCCGGAAGCGGTCAGCGCCCGTGTGGAACATGCCGGCGTCTTCGAATGGAGCGATCCGCGCGCCGACGCCGACCCGTTCATCGACGGGATCCGGCGTCGCATGGTGGAGAAGCTGCACGAAATGAGGCGGGCGGCTTGA
- a CDS encoding acetoacetate decarboxylase family protein has protein sequence MRLPGYTYYGFRRCVGAFFEMSTDDARRILPPHLEPLEVQHSRSILAVTAFEFNESEVGEYFEIVLAVVTPPMLEENKPFPKAAFYPFMVGTSTEAARMHAIERWRLPHHMADIGMSMTESADRIEVSVREGDRPVLDLTVTEHEFMPSRSLYNCFTIDLDKDGTGRYKANIYMEAPHSEHEEETGALELHDHPMTSMLTFEEVATYPFREQWYKEGLQTFEPLLRL, from the coding sequence ATGAGACTTCCCGGTTACACATACTACGGATTTCGGAGATGCGTGGGAGCCTTCTTCGAGATGTCCACCGACGACGCCCGCAGGATTCTCCCGCCACACCTCGAGCCGCTCGAGGTTCAGCATTCCCGCAGCATTCTCGCGGTAACGGCGTTCGAATTCAACGAGAGCGAGGTCGGTGAGTACTTCGAGATCGTGCTCGCGGTCGTAACCCCGCCCATGCTGGAGGAGAACAAACCCTTCCCGAAGGCCGCCTTCTACCCCTTCATGGTGGGTACGAGCACGGAAGCCGCAAGGATGCACGCGATCGAGCGCTGGCGGCTTCCGCACCACATGGCCGACATCGGTATGTCGATGACGGAGAGCGCGGATCGGATCGAGGTTTCGGTGCGCGAGGGAGATCGGCCAGTTCTCGACCTCACCGTGACCGAGCACGAGTTCATGCCCAGCCGAAGCCTCTACAACTGCTTCACCATCGACCTGGACAAGGACGGCACCGGGCGTTACAAGGCCAACATCTACATGGAGGCGCCCCACTCCGAGCACGAGGAGGAGACCGGGGCGCTCGAACTCCACGACCACCCCATGACCTCCATGCTCACCTTCGAGGAGGTCGCCACCTACCCGTTCAGGGAGCAGTGGTACAAGGAAGGGCTCCAGACTTTCGAGCCGCTGCTGCGTTTGTGA
- a CDS encoding diacylglycerol kinase family lipid kinase: MKRHFVIYNPAAGRGRGAKRWNRYRRLLDESLDSPVFSRTQGPGDERRLAAKAVDEGFEVIVAVGGDGTLGQVADVLVNSDASAALGVLPNGTGNDFARNLGIRPNDIDGAVRTLAAGEERRVDVGHVDTPSRNAAGEERESFNFLNLVGIGFDIAVIKAATRKKWIKGEALYKVTALEQLLFFPGIRAEITGGGEQAAGESLSGKFLMVTVTNATYFGGGFPIAPGARADDGALHLCAIFDSVPIVRMRLFGRAGKGRHGEMAQVRLAEDTCYRVSCAGPLDFEADGELRHAPGGEVRARIIPGALRAIAPDPDGW, encoded by the coding sequence GTGAAGCGTCACTTCGTCATCTACAACCCCGCCGCCGGCAGAGGTCGCGGGGCGAAACGCTGGAACCGTTACCGACGCCTGCTCGACGAAAGCCTCGACAGCCCCGTATTCTCCAGAACCCAGGGTCCCGGCGACGAACGTCGTTTGGCTGCGAAGGCCGTCGACGAAGGCTTCGAAGTGATCGTCGCCGTCGGCGGCGACGGAACCTTGGGTCAGGTGGCCGACGTCCTGGTGAACTCCGATGCGAGCGCCGCGCTCGGCGTGCTTCCGAACGGTACGGGTAACGACTTCGCGCGCAATCTCGGCATCCGTCCCAACGATATCGACGGCGCCGTGCGGACGCTGGCCGCCGGAGAGGAGAGGAGGGTGGACGTGGGGCATGTCGACACCCCCAGCCGGAACGCCGCCGGAGAGGAGAGGGAGAGCTTCAACTTCCTCAACCTCGTGGGTATCGGCTTCGACATCGCCGTTATCAAGGCTGCCACTCGCAAGAAATGGATCAAGGGCGAGGCTCTATACAAGGTGACCGCGCTCGAGCAGCTCCTCTTCTTTCCTGGTATCCGGGCCGAGATCACGGGCGGGGGGGAGCAGGCTGCGGGAGAGAGCCTGTCCGGCAAGTTCCTCATGGTGACGGTCACCAACGCGACCTACTTCGGCGGCGGGTTCCCCATTGCCCCGGGTGCCCGAGCCGACGACGGCGCGCTCCACCTCTGTGCGATCTTCGACTCCGTACCGATCGTAAGGATGCGGCTCTTCGGGCGTGCGGGGAAGGGCCGGCACGGCGAGATGGCTCAGGTCAGGCTTGCCGAGGACACGTGCTATCGGGTGTCTTGCGCCGGGCCCTTAGATTTCGAGGCCGACGGAGAGCTGCGCCACGCTCCCGGGGGTGAAGTCCGAGCCAGGATTATCCCTGGGGCCCTCAGGGCGATCGCTCCAGACCCTGACGGCTGGTAG
- a CDS encoding ATP-binding cassette domain-containing protein, which produces MPRVNVRIRLGARDLRFDIATDSPTIAVVGPSGSGKSTLLRVVAGVEARAQGTVSFAGEPWLEKTGVRVPPWSRPVGWVPQDSLLFPDRSVLDNLLFGAPRTVNSEGAVAEIAALLRIEQLFGRMPSRLSGGERQRVALGRALLARPKLLLLDEPFSALDRPLREEIRGIVADWIRSSRAASILVSHDEEDACFLAEETYTLAGGGLTLIDPRHAYRSQA; this is translated from the coding sequence GTGCCCAGGGTAAATGTGCGCATACGCCTCGGTGCCCGCGATCTCCGGTTCGACATAGCGACCGATTCCCCCACCATCGCGGTCGTCGGTCCTTCGGGGTCCGGGAAGAGCACGCTGCTCCGAGTGGTGGCCGGAGTCGAGGCGCGGGCCCAAGGGACGGTCTCGTTCGCCGGAGAACCTTGGCTGGAGAAGACGGGCGTTCGCGTCCCGCCTTGGTCGAGACCGGTCGGATGGGTGCCCCAGGATTCCTTGCTTTTCCCTGACCGGAGCGTGCTCGACAACCTCCTCTTCGGAGCGCCCCGAACCGTGAATTCCGAAGGAGCCGTCGCCGAAATCGCCGCCCTCCTCCGGATCGAACAGCTATTCGGGCGCATGCCCAGTCGGCTGTCTGGCGGCGAACGCCAGAGGGTGGCGCTCGGTCGAGCCCTGCTGGCCAGACCGAAGCTCCTCCTCCTCGACGAACCGTTCTCCGCCCTCGATCGGCCTCTGCGGGAAGAGATACGGGGGATCGTGGCGGACTGGATCCGCAGCAGTCGCGCCGCCTCGATACTCGTCAGCCACGACGAGGAGGACGCCTGTTTCCTGGCGGAGGAGACCTACACCCTGGCCGGCGGCGGGCTGACGCTGATCGACCCCCGGCACGCGTACCGGTCTCAGGCCTGA
- the modB gene encoding molybdate ABC transporter permease subunit: protein MVGGRPPNAGSPAGVVVTLCVLLAAESAFGALPAQAVCQTRDSEDEVLLVLAAASLADVLPVVAESWERSGRRPTVRLSFGASSRLARQVERNPAVSVFVGADREWLFWLEDRGRVDGTSVARIAGNTLTAVVPSAAEAVPAGPSALLDLDRIALAGENVPGGRYARTALAAAGVWPEVSARVVSANSVRSALQWAARGEVALAVVYGTDAASHPDVVTAFVFPSDSHERIGYFAAPIRGTTPAARDFVDFLSSEEAQGILADAGFLPGDGRSSSYFRSREEASDPGVFAPSIWSAVRISVLVALLATLAATPVAVALGWLFARRSFRGKTILSTMVMSPLVVPPVITGFLLLSLFGANAPLGSLLTDLSLPVPFTLLGAVLAALVVGMPLYVFSVRNAFEAVDSRYEELAATLGLPPVRTFYRVSLPLALPGIAAGALLAFARALGEFGATVVLAGNVEGSTRTVALAVYTLLESPGENWRIWTLVTASVTVSLVALVAFEALSRRQRLRMEQVDRF from the coding sequence TTGGTAGGGGGTAGACCGCCGAACGCAGGCTCGCCGGCAGGGGTCGTCGTGACGCTGTGCGTTCTTCTGGCTGCAGAATCGGCCTTCGGCGCGCTCCCGGCCCAGGCCGTCTGCCAGACGCGTGATAGCGAAGACGAGGTCCTGCTGGTTCTGGCAGCCGCCTCTCTCGCCGACGTGCTTCCCGTGGTGGCCGAGAGCTGGGAGAGATCAGGAAGGCGCCCTACCGTACGACTCTCTTTCGGGGCGAGCTCGCGATTGGCACGGCAGGTGGAGCGGAATCCTGCGGTTTCGGTTTTCGTCGGCGCTGACCGGGAGTGGCTGTTCTGGTTGGAAGACCGAGGAAGGGTGGACGGGACCTCCGTCGCGCGAATAGCGGGCAACACCTTGACGGCGGTGGTGCCGTCCGCCGCGGAGGCCGTGCCTGCGGGCCCGAGCGCCCTCCTCGACCTCGACCGGATCGCCCTCGCCGGCGAGAACGTGCCCGGCGGACGCTACGCCCGAACGGCCTTGGCCGCCGCAGGTGTCTGGCCGGAGGTGTCGGCGCGGGTGGTAAGCGCCAATTCGGTCAGGTCGGCCCTCCAGTGGGCGGCGCGAGGCGAAGTGGCTCTCGCCGTCGTTTACGGGACCGACGCCGCGAGCCACCCCGACGTCGTCACAGCATTCGTCTTCCCGTCCGACTCGCACGAGCGGATCGGGTACTTCGCCGCCCCGATCAGGGGCACGACGCCCGCAGCCCGGGATTTCGTCGACTTTCTTTCTTCCGAAGAGGCTCAGGGAATTTTGGCGGATGCCGGGTTCCTTCCGGGCGACGGGCGGTCGTCTTCGTACTTCAGGTCCCGGGAGGAGGCGAGCGATCCCGGAGTGTTCGCGCCATCGATCTGGTCCGCGGTGCGCATCTCGGTTCTGGTCGCCCTCCTCGCCACTCTCGCCGCCACGCCGGTGGCGGTTGCACTGGGCTGGCTCTTCGCCCGCAGATCGTTCAGGGGCAAGACGATCCTTTCCACGATGGTGATGTCCCCGCTCGTGGTGCCGCCGGTAATCACCGGATTCCTGCTCCTGAGCCTATTCGGAGCCAACGCGCCGCTGGGCAGTCTGCTGACGGACCTGAGCCTGCCCGTGCCCTTCACCTTGTTGGGGGCGGTGCTCGCAGCGCTCGTCGTGGGGATGCCGCTATACGTGTTCTCGGTCAGAAACGCGTTCGAGGCGGTTGACTCCCGATACGAGGAGCTGGCCGCAACCTTGGGGTTACCCCCGGTACGAACGTTCTACCGGGTCTCTCTCCCTCTCGCTCTACCGGGGATCGCAGCAGGAGCTCTACTCGCCTTCGCACGCGCCCTCGGAGAATTCGGGGCGACGGTGGTGCTTGCGGGCAATGTGGAAGGCTCGACCAGGACCGTCGCTCTCGCCGTCTACACGTTGCTCGAGTCTCCCGGCGAAAACTGGCGCATCTGGACATTGGTGACGGCGAGCGTGACCGTCTCTCTCGTGGCTCTGGTGGCGTTCGAGGCGCTCTCCCGGCGTCAACGCTTAAGGATGGAGCAGGTTGACAGGTTCTGA
- a CDS encoding sigma-54-dependent Fis family transcriptional regulator — MAEIIIIDDSRGMREGLELLLRRKGHRTRVAASGKEGLGLLEEEEADLVITDLKMAHMDGIEVLKRIKEQDPQTEVMMISAHGSIQRVVEAMRLGAADFIEKSFKPEEFAIKVDRLLRDAAERKRLLRENQRLRVENLELRGGDLPRYGEIVGDSDAMLNVFRWIERVGPTDSTITIYGESGTGKELVARAIHAASNRRDAKFIAVHCGALTETLLESELFGHEKGAFTGADKRRRGRFELAHGGTLFLDEIGTLPEQTQIRLLRVLQEREVERVGGEKAIKVDVRIIAATNVPPEDLLGGSFRDDLFYRLHVITTTVPPLRERITDIPPLVDHFIDKFRVATGTRVRAVSKNALRILTGYDWPGNVRELENVVQTALVLADGEDLKTEDVPHLGTIAPISATEGSDTFGSIRSLVTQGRRIDLSDTLEVFEEEIVRLALETTGGVKSKAARLLGLKPSSLRYKVDKYGLETT; from the coding sequence ATGGCTGAAATAATCATCATTGACGACAGCAGGGGCATGCGGGAGGGTTTGGAGCTTCTCCTAAGGCGCAAGGGCCATCGAACTAGAGTGGCTGCCAGCGGAAAGGAAGGGCTGGGACTCCTGGAGGAAGAGGAAGCCGACCTCGTCATCACCGATCTCAAGATGGCTCACATGGACGGGATCGAGGTGCTCAAGCGGATAAAGGAGCAGGATCCGCAAACGGAAGTGATGATGATCTCGGCTCACGGCAGCATTCAGCGCGTCGTTGAGGCCATGCGACTGGGTGCCGCCGATTTCATCGAAAAGAGCTTCAAACCTGAGGAGTTCGCTATCAAGGTCGACCGCCTGCTGCGCGACGCCGCCGAACGAAAACGTCTCTTGCGGGAAAACCAGCGTTTGCGGGTCGAGAACCTGGAGCTGCGGGGCGGGGACCTTCCCCGGTACGGTGAAATCGTGGGCGACTCGGACGCCATGCTCAATGTGTTCAGATGGATAGAACGCGTGGGACCTACCGATTCGACCATCACCATCTACGGGGAATCCGGGACTGGAAAGGAGCTCGTCGCCAGGGCCATTCACGCCGCCTCCAACCGCCGGGACGCGAAGTTTATAGCGGTGCATTGCGGTGCCCTGACCGAGACCCTCCTGGAGTCGGAACTCTTCGGCCACGAAAAAGGAGCCTTCACCGGCGCGGACAAGCGCCGCCGCGGACGTTTCGAGCTTGCACACGGAGGAACTCTCTTCCTCGACGAGATAGGAACGCTTCCCGAGCAGACCCAGATACGCCTCCTGCGCGTGCTCCAGGAACGCGAGGTGGAGAGGGTTGGAGGCGAGAAGGCGATCAAGGTCGACGTCCGCATCATTGCCGCCACGAACGTTCCGCCGGAAGATCTGCTCGGAGGCTCGTTCAGAGACGATCTCTTCTACAGGCTTCACGTAATCACCACCACGGTCCCGCCTTTGCGCGAGCGGATCACCGACATCCCGCCGCTGGTCGATCACTTCATCGACAAGTTTCGGGTGGCCACCGGAACCCGGGTCCGCGCGGTGAGCAAGAACGCTCTACGCATCCTGACCGGATACGACTGGCCGGGAAACGTGCGCGAGCTCGAGAACGTCGTACAGACGGCTCTGGTACTGGCCGACGGCGAGGATCTAAAGACAGAGGATGTTCCCCACCTCGGGACGATCGCACCTATCTCCGCCACCGAGGGTTCGGATACTTTCGGATCGATACGCTCGCTGGTGACGCAGGGGAGGAGGATCGACCTCAGCGATACCCTCGAAGTTTTCGAAGAGGAGATCGTCCGCTTGGCGCTCGAGACGACCGGCGGCGTGAAGTCGAAAGCCGCTCGCCTTCTGGGCCTCAAGCCGAGCAGCCTTCGCTACAAGGTCGATAAATACGGTCTGGAGACGACGTGA
- a CDS encoding HAMP domain-containing histidine kinase, protein MRKLGLKGVSVLRRRLASRVRLNLGLAASLRWRYVIGLFLFVVLLTLGGTWYAWDEADRSLRAELNRGAGRVAAAAIATGLQPSLVSLLRPGFEGQGAFVQERLKELEVHPAIQASAAFLLRPDPITLTETVVVSTLPLDEVPIGAPVAEFNLLYRQEIEEARVTGHAATPLSFEHPDGGFFQRSGGPYNWGFAALKNSDGSYSDIVLAVLMPADYEEPLDRLGRNLLLGCAIAVVLAAILANIVATGVARPLERLSRAAIRIHRGLMREPVAQERTLELGRLSRAMERMRQGILERDENLRLMPAQVAHEIRNPLGGLELFLAAAYDTEDPVERRRLLARAREETATLSRVVNEFLVYARPLDETGNEVVDVRIPMREASELVEAEMAETGGKLVENLSPNPQMARAASDHVKRIVLNLLRNASQVADEVRLSVHTERGEIVISVVDNGPGVPGHLRERIFDPFVTDKEQGAGLGLAIVRKLAEANGGRVTLLEATEGAHFRVFLRSLEDPSGAITYRHRDDMDG, encoded by the coding sequence TTGCGAAAGCTCGGCCTTAAGGGCGTTTCGGTTCTGAGGCGCAGGTTAGCCTCCCGCGTAAGGCTGAACCTCGGCCTCGCCGCGTCTCTTCGGTGGCGCTACGTCATCGGACTTTTCCTCTTCGTGGTGCTCCTCACCCTGGGCGGGACGTGGTATGCCTGGGACGAAGCCGACAGATCCCTGCGAGCCGAGCTCAACCGGGGTGCCGGGAGAGTGGCGGCGGCTGCCATCGCCACCGGTCTCCAACCCTCGCTCGTCTCTCTGCTCCGCCCTGGGTTCGAAGGGCAAGGGGCGTTCGTTCAGGAGCGGCTGAAGGAGCTCGAGGTCCATCCGGCGATTCAGGCCTCGGCCGCGTTCCTGCTCCGCCCCGACCCAATCACCCTCACCGAGACCGTCGTGGTATCGACCCTGCCGTTGGACGAGGTTCCGATCGGGGCCCCCGTTGCGGAATTCAACCTGCTGTATCGACAGGAGATCGAGGAGGCCCGCGTCACCGGACACGCCGCCACGCCCCTCTCCTTCGAACATCCCGACGGGGGGTTCTTCCAGCGCTCGGGAGGGCCTTACAACTGGGGATTCGCGGCGTTGAAGAACTCCGACGGCAGCTACAGCGACATTGTGCTTGCGGTCCTGATGCCCGCCGACTACGAGGAGCCGCTCGATCGGCTGGGTCGCAATCTCCTTCTGGGTTGCGCCATCGCCGTGGTTCTAGCGGCGATCCTCGCCAACATCGTGGCAACGGGCGTCGCGAGACCCCTCGAGCGCCTGAGCCGAGCCGCCATCCGCATCCACCGAGGACTCATGCGAGAACCCGTGGCTCAGGAGAGAACGCTGGAACTGGGACGCCTGTCGAGGGCCATGGAGCGCATGCGTCAAGGGATATTGGAGCGTGACGAGAACCTGCGTTTGATGCCGGCCCAGGTGGCCCATGAGATTCGCAACCCGCTCGGGGGGCTGGAACTTTTTCTCGCAGCCGCCTACGACACCGAGGACCCGGTTGAACGAAGGCGTCTGCTTGCCCGAGCTCGAGAGGAGACCGCTACGCTGAGCCGGGTGGTCAACGAGTTCCTCGTCTACGCGCGCCCTCTTGACGAGACGGGAAACGAAGTCGTGGACGTTCGTATCCCCATGAGAGAAGCGAGCGAACTCGTGGAAGCGGAGATGGCCGAGACCGGTGGAAAGCTGGTCGAGAATTTGTCTCCGAACCCCCAGATGGCTCGTGCGGCGAGCGACCACGTCAAACGTATCGTGCTCAACCTACTCCGTAACGCCTCACAGGTCGCCGACGAAGTGCGCCTGTCGGTTCACACGGAGAGGGGCGAGATCGTCATATCGGTGGTGGACAACGGACCGGGAGTCCCCGGCCATCTGCGCGAACGCATTTTCGACCCCTTCGTCACGGACAAGGAACAGGGAGCGGGGTTGGGACTGGCCATAGTGCGCAAGCTGGCCGAAGCGAACGGTGGCAGGGTAACTCTTCTGGAAGCGACCGAAGGAGCTCACTTCAGAGTTTTCCTCAGAAGCCTGGAGGATCCCTCCGGCGCGATAACCTACAGGCACCGGGATGACATGGATGGCTGA
- the pyrE gene encoding orotate phosphoribosyltransferase: MQTLKHLLVSRSVILGEITLASGLRSDFYVDARRTTMSAAGQEAMGRVGCGFLKSLSEPAELVGGLTMGADPIAYAIAHRCALEGLAVDAFSVRKSVKAHGTHRRVEGPVRKGMRALVVEDCVTTGGSALSAVRALREFGITVSDVFALVDRSEGRGRERLRQERLSLTSLFTGPDLADAARG; encoded by the coding sequence ATCCAAACCCTCAAGCACCTCCTCGTGTCTCGCTCGGTGATTCTAGGTGAGATTACCCTTGCGAGCGGCCTACGTTCTGATTTCTACGTGGATGCGCGGAGAACCACGATGTCGGCTGCGGGACAGGAGGCCATGGGCAGGGTGGGTTGCGGTTTCCTCAAGAGTCTGTCGGAACCGGCGGAGCTCGTGGGCGGCTTGACCATGGGAGCCGATCCCATCGCCTACGCCATCGCTCACCGGTGCGCGCTCGAAGGACTCGCCGTGGACGCCTTCTCCGTGAGGAAGAGCGTCAAAGCTCACGGAACGCACAGGCGTGTCGAGGGACCTGTCCGTAAAGGGATGCGCGCCTTGGTGGTGGAGGACTGCGTCACCACCGGAGGCAGCGCCCTCTCCGCTGTACGCGCCCTCCGTGAGTTCGGGATAACCGTCAGCGACGTATTCGCGCTCGTGGACCGGTCCGAAGGACGTGGGCGGGAAAGGCTTCGCCAGGAAAGGCTCAGCTTGACATCTCTCTTCACGGGGCCCGACTTGGCCGACGCGGCGCGGGGCTGA
- the dnaN gene encoding DNA polymerase III subunit beta, with product MKLSITRSNLDTCLTRVAGTIPSRSALPILSNVLVETTETGLRMSSTDLDAWIRTEVPAEIQTQGSTTLPGATLRAVVRNLGPSTVEIHVEEDRLHLTCGKASFTLNGMPAADFPNLPKVDFDTPWTIHRSALVELIDRTSYAVSTEDSRPILNGVLWELKNRSMKMVATDGHRLAAYGRTIDITDEVGVDLIVPPLALKSARTLFQGSGTVDVARNENYLAFRMDQTEVYTRLIEGRYPNYRQVIPQTGDHAATIPKKELVTAIARISPITSDANRIRVTFTESRLVAEASSPDLGRAVDEVEIEYDGAEMAIGFNANYLKEALSHMSGDDVLFTFQSPERAVVMRPVEQDDDDSDYLCLVMPLRLLD from the coding sequence ATGAAGCTCTCGATAACTCGCAGCAATCTCGATACCTGCCTGACTCGCGTAGCAGGCACCATACCCAGCCGCTCCGCGTTGCCCATTCTGTCGAACGTTCTCGTGGAAACCACGGAGACCGGGCTGCGCATGAGTTCAACCGATCTGGACGCCTGGATCAGGACCGAGGTGCCGGCGGAAATCCAAACGCAGGGCAGCACAACTCTTCCCGGCGCGACGTTGAGAGCGGTGGTTCGGAATCTCGGGCCGTCCACCGTCGAAATCCATGTGGAGGAGGACCGGCTCCATCTCACCTGCGGCAAGGCGAGCTTCACCCTGAACGGCATGCCGGCTGCCGATTTCCCGAATCTCCCCAAGGTAGACTTCGACACGCCTTGGACCATCCACCGGAGTGCGCTGGTCGAGCTCATCGATCGTACCTCCTACGCTGTCTCGACAGAGGATTCTCGGCCGATACTGAACGGCGTGCTGTGGGAACTCAAGAATCGTTCCATGAAGATGGTAGCTACCGACGGGCACCGGCTCGCGGCTTACGGGAGAACGATCGACATCACTGACGAGGTCGGAGTCGATCTGATCGTCCCTCCTTTGGCGCTCAAGAGCGCAAGAACCCTGTTCCAAGGCTCGGGAACGGTCGATGTCGCCCGAAACGAGAACTATCTCGCCTTTCGCATGGATCAAACCGAGGTCTACACCCGGTTGATCGAAGGCCGATACCCCAACTACCGGCAGGTCATCCCGCAGACGGGCGACCACGCCGCCACGATTCCGAAAAAAGAGCTCGTCACCGCGATAGCGAGGATCTCGCCGATTACCTCGGACGCCAACCGGATCAGGGTCACCTTCACCGAATCGAGGCTCGTCGCCGAGGCGTCTTCGCCGGATCTCGGACGGGCGGTCGACGAGGTCGAAATCGAATACGACGGCGCCGAGATGGCCATCGGCTTCAACGCCAACTACCTCAAGGAAGCGCTCTCGCACATGTCGGGAGACGACGTGCTCTTCACCTTCCAAAGTCCGGAAAGGGCGGTCGTGATGCGGCCCGTCGAACAGGATGACGACGATTCCGACTATCTCTGTCTGGTGATGCCGCTAAGGCTTTTGGATTAG